A DNA window from Shewanella baltica contains the following coding sequences:
- a CDS encoding peptide ABC transporter ATP-binding protein: MPLLDVRNLTIELDTPHGRVRALEKVSLTLNAGEIHGLVGESGSGRSLLARAILGIPGPNWTITADRMMWDGNNLMAMSSKERRNLMGSDMAMIFQDPSGSLDPAQTVGSQLMQAMPKNPNAYFWQKRRHARLTAQKWLHKVGIKNPRQVMSSYAWELSEGECQKVMIAMAVANQPRLLIADEPTSSMELSTQAQIFRLLSQLNQLQNVSILLISHELETLAQWCDHLSVLYCGQVMESGPTDEVIKQPYHPYTKALLDNMPDYSGSGGHKAIMPTLPGSAPALQHLPIGCRLGPRCPEAQKKCVNQPNLSHIKDRYFACHFPYHGETHNDDPTA, translated from the coding sequence ATGCCTTTACTCGACGTACGAAATCTCACGATTGAACTCGATACGCCCCACGGTAGAGTGCGGGCGCTCGAAAAAGTCAGCTTAACGCTCAATGCCGGCGAAATTCATGGCCTAGTCGGTGAGTCTGGCTCTGGACGAAGTTTGTTAGCCAGAGCGATTCTTGGGATCCCAGGTCCCAACTGGACCATCACAGCCGATCGCATGATGTGGGATGGCAATAACTTGATGGCCATGAGCTCAAAAGAGCGCCGCAATCTGATGGGTTCAGACATGGCGATGATCTTCCAAGATCCATCGGGCAGCTTAGATCCGGCACAAACCGTCGGCAGTCAGCTGATGCAAGCTATGCCTAAGAATCCCAATGCCTATTTTTGGCAAAAACGTCGACATGCACGGCTGACAGCGCAAAAATGGCTGCATAAAGTCGGGATTAAAAATCCACGACAGGTCATGTCTAGCTACGCCTGGGAATTATCCGAAGGCGAATGCCAAAAGGTGATGATTGCGATGGCGGTTGCAAACCAGCCTCGTCTCTTGATTGCCGATGAACCCACAAGCTCAATGGAACTCAGCACTCAAGCGCAGATATTCAGACTATTATCTCAATTAAATCAATTACAAAACGTATCGATTCTATTGATCAGCCACGAGCTTGAAACCTTAGCCCAATGGTGCGATCACTTATCCGTGCTCTATTGCGGTCAAGTTATGGAATCGGGGCCGACGGACGAAGTGATTAAGCAGCCTTATCATCCTTACACTAAGGCGCTGCTTGACAACATGCCCGACTATTCAGGCTCAGGTGGCCACAAGGCGATTATGCCTACCCTTCCAGGGTCTGCGCCCGCCTTACAGCATTTGCCAATCGGTTGCCGTTTAGGGCCACGTTGCCCTGAAGCCCAAAAAAAATGCGTTAATCAGCCAAATTTAAGTCATATTAAAGACCGCTATTTTGCCTGTCATTTCCCTTATCACGGCGAAACCCACAATGACGACCCCACTGCTTAA
- a CDS encoding ABC transporter permease subunit: MPPVKIYQEDQIASPTMRVWLNFSANPFALAGLWTIAFLLLLTLFGPMIAPFPPEAQDPRALLLPPSWDPSGTVAHFLGTDDLGRDIFSRLLHGAHLTFGMALLIVVTALFTGFIIGSLSGMMRGLKSSILGHLLDALLSIPSLLMAILVVAVMGPGLENVFWAVGIALTPQFVRSIHQSVHEELQKEYVTAARLDGANSMQIFWYVIMPNVWEVVIIQTTLAISAAILDIAALGFLSLGAQAPSPEWGAMVAQGMDNLLTAPWAVTIPGLAILFSVLSINLVGDGLRSALAPIRN, translated from the coding sequence ATGCCACCAGTTAAAATTTATCAAGAAGATCAGATTGCCTCCCCGACTATGCGGGTTTGGCTTAACTTTTCGGCTAATCCTTTCGCCTTGGCAGGTCTGTGGACGATTGCATTCCTACTCTTGCTAACGCTATTTGGCCCTATGATCGCGCCCTTCCCACCAGAAGCACAAGATCCAAGAGCCTTGCTATTGCCGCCCTCTTGGGATCCCTCAGGCACAGTGGCACACTTTTTAGGCACAGACGATTTAGGCCGCGATATCTTCAGCCGATTATTACACGGCGCGCACTTGACCTTTGGTATGGCGCTGCTGATCGTCGTCACAGCGCTATTCACAGGCTTTATTATAGGGTCACTGTCCGGCATGATGAGAGGCTTAAAATCCAGTATCCTCGGGCACTTACTCGATGCGCTGTTATCAATCCCTTCGTTATTGATGGCCATTTTAGTGGTGGCCGTAATGGGGCCAGGGCTTGAAAATGTGTTCTGGGCCGTCGGAATTGCCTTAACCCCGCAATTTGTGCGCTCGATACACCAGTCAGTGCATGAAGAGTTACAAAAAGAATACGTCACAGCGGCGCGTTTAGATGGCGCGAACTCAATGCAAATTTTTTGGTACGTCATCATGCCAAACGTGTGGGAAGTGGTGATCATTCAAACCACGCTTGCCATTTCTGCCGCCATTTTAGATATCGCCGCCCTCGGTTTTTTGAGCTTGGGCGCGCAGGCACCGAGCCCAGAATGGGGCGCTATGGTCGCCCAAGGTATGGATAATTTATTAACGGCGCCTTGGGCTGTAACTATCCCGGGCTTAGCGATTCTTTTCAGTGTGCTTTCCATTAACTTGGTTGGCGATGGCCTACGGTCGGCGCTTGCGCCCATCAGAAACTAA